TAACAAGCTTAATTATGATGCATTTTGTTCACTACAAGCTTGATTCCTGTTGTCTTCAGCAATCGCGATGACAGCAGAGAGCAACTATTTCTAAACAGTGCTGGATGATATGTTGATAGAACTATTACCAGCACGGACATGCAAACAACAATCGAGCAGGCAGATTCATTGGTAAGCATGCATGTGTGTAAATTTACTGTACAGCAGGTTTTCAGGGAACTTACAAATTTAGGGATCTTCATTTGTGCACAGGATTTATGGTTTTTTAAAATATATTTATAGTATGAGGAGGGGGTGGGGTTAAATTGAGTGTTCTTGATGAAGGAAACCGAGGAGGaatataagtttttttttgtctggtTGCCCTCAAAGCTTGCGACTTTCCACGCTATTTTCACAAACTGTTCACACAGGCAATATAGTTTACTTTTGGCGTTTATTTGAAGAAGCAAACCGTACATTACGTAATCTTGAGCATTTCCGACCTTGACAAATCTTGACGTATCTGGCCTTCGAACGTGCTTTCAAAACTACAACTACTGCTCTAAGTGCGGAGCGCAATTTCATTGTACTTAAGTGAATTCCATGCGCGACTACGAGTTTTCCTTCACCCAAGGCCGCTAGCGCTACGAGCAAGCGTTTTTGCTTGACTATTTCATTAAAGGAAACATACATCATAGTTAAAATAATAATACTGATATATATAGACCATTTGCTCACACAAGGCATGCAAGTGCAGGAAAGCGTTGCTTGGTTTTTGTAACGAATGTTTTCCGCCGAGTTCACTGTTTACCCTTTTTGAGACGAGtgagaagtgagtgacgaaggtCAGGAGAGAGTGTCGCTTGCAGTGGGAGCGCTACCTCTGCTTCTAAACTAAGTAATTTTTCGTGCCCTTGCGCACAATTAATTAAGCGGTTGAGAAAATTGGCTGCTTACCACGTCCCAGCTGCCGCAACTAACACACGTTGGTTTGTCAGCGACTGCTCGGATTAATGGATTAATGGGTGTGCCGCACTGAGTAGAGAAACTCGCGTGAACGTTGCAAATCAACTGAAGAAACggccttggaaaaaaaaaaaaagataatgtgAAAGAAGAGCGCATCGCTAGCAGAAAACCGCGAGTGAGCTTACGAAAGAACATTTGATAAGCAAAGTTCAATGCACCGCGCCATTATTGAGCGCGCTTGATCCGCAGGCAAGCATTTATTTATGTATACATGGACACAATTAACGCACAAGCAGCGAGATTTGTAACTTTGGCGTGAACGCGAGGTCGTCAGACAAACGAAACCAACGAAACCGGCTACTTTTTTGTTGTCATGATGATGATACCAATTAAAAAATGTTTAGAACATGGCGGGCATGACGTACTTTCAGAAACCTGTTCGTTGTGTTGTAACACAGTATTTGTATAGTTATTCAATCAATAGTTAAATACAGTGTTACTACTGAAAACATGATGAGAACACCATTTTAcgcttgtttttgtttatttttcttcgtggTCATAGAACCCTATAATCACCCAGTAGAGGGCCCTGGAATCACGTCGACTGCTCGAAAAAAAGCATTTCTAAACTTCTCTTTTGATGATGCTTATTCATTTATGGTTTCGTATTGCGCTTTCGGGAATTAATAGGAGGATTAGACTAGCACTTTTCCTTTAAAATATCGTTCCTCGGAAAACTTGTGACCACCGCCTTCGTGAGAATACGACAGCTGCCATGTCACTGAGAGGGCAAGGCACACTTGATGCATTGCTTTCTATTTTGCAGTAATCTAAGCTTTGTTCTGACGTTTTTCTAGAAGAAAGCGACCGCGCGGTTCAGAATTTGCAGGATATATATGGCTTCCGTCGcaagaaataaaattaaaagaGGTCAGTCTCTATTTGGCAAAATGTGCTGACCACCctctgctctctttctctctgtgctgaCCACCGCCATTACACCTACCACCCTCCTCACTACCCCTGCAATCATTGCACTGTTTCTAAAACTGCATGGCCAGGTACAAATAATAAGTGGGATTTCAAGAGGCACCCCTTGCTTTCAAGTGGTCATTAAAGTGATACCACATGGTCCACAAACATTCCCACTTACTGCCATTCGATTTCTAAAATGACCCTGCCTGGACCAAATTTGGCACCATTTACACCCCAATTGGTTACATTTGCCGGCGAGTGGTTCTAGAGGAGTCTCCACTATGAAGTAGTACTTGGTATCTCATGTGCTACGGCCAGCATTACAACAATATGCAAGTCCAGACGGAGACAGCTTCTTACTATCAGTGAAGTTTCATTACACTGCCCACAAACGCAGAGTGGACTTTAATTGTTTGGAAGAGATTGATGTTGGGTGAAGAGAGCAAAACTGTGATAGCGGAAATAACAGCTGCCAAATATGCTGTAACTGGTGTATAGAACATGATGTAACTGGTGCTGTTATACCAATTATAGCACATACTGTAAGTGGTGTAAAAGGATAATTGGGCACTGTTACCTCGAAAGATCCCTATAGATGCATCTTCTTCTGTATCGTCCTCCACCACTAATAGATATGCAATATTGCTCATGAATACATTTAATTTTTTTACTGGCAAGTCTTAATATGTGGTGTTTACTCAGCAAACCTGCACATGGCGATTGTTGCACTAAACTCAAGGCACTTCAACTAACAGCAGTTGATGTACTCGCAGTTTCCACGGCAGTCTGCGATAAAAACCACAAGAAGCAATACACGGTAGTTTTATTAGACATGCTCCAATGCCAGAGGATGGCAAACATAGGATACTAAACCTCCTTAATCATAATAGTAAAGTCTCTGTTGGATGAAATCAGTGTTAAACACAGTGTGGTATTCATTTATGAAAATGCTGTTATGATTAAGAAAAAGTGGCACCAAAAGGAAAATGAAGAGGCACATATAATGGCAAATTCTGTAATCTTTAATGGTGACATGAAGTGAGCAATACATTTCTATGAATCACAAAGTAGTCGCAAGAGCGCTAACACTTGTGTGAAATAATCGATTTGGATGCATATATCCAAGTCAGTTTCTAGCAAGTCACGTAATGAAAAGGTCACAAAGGTAGTTCTTTTTGCAGTCACCACATTACCACTTTGCACCACTTATCGCATTGTTTTAATACAACATTCACCAAGCTCTGAGGCTTGCACACGTGGTGGTTTCACATGCCTCATGACAACACGTCATCAAACCTATCAAATCACTAAGTTTACACCAATCAATAGCAGAGGGCCAGAATGCCACACTATGAAAAGTATATCCCCGAGGTCACTGACAAAAACAGGTATACGTTTGGGGGTAtatatttgtgaaaaaaaaaaaaaaaacttccacccCCACCCTTACCCCACAAGAGAAAATCCCAGCATGGTATTGTGtgaaaaaattccagaaaatagGTCAGCAAAATGATTGATGATGTTTTAACCAAGACTCATGGCTGCCGAGGAAATAGAAATACCTGTTTTCAGAGGAGAGACATCACAGGACTACGGAAAGCATAACCTGAAAGCACTGAACTATAACCATAATATTGCCCTTGAGTGTTCTAGCAAATAAACTAGCAACATGTTCTCATGCAAACTTGCCCAAAGGTAACTAGCTGaccaggggcttagccagaaatatttttcggggggttcaaccatactttatgtatgttcgtgcatgcgtttgtatgtgtgcgtgtatatacacgcaagcaaaatcgaaaaatttcggggggggggggggggttgaacccccccccccctcaacccccctggctacgcccctgcagctgaCTTCATCCCCCAAAGTTCTGTTTCAACAAAGGTAAGGAGGCAACTTTCCAATAACTTCATTTGGATGAGAAGTAGGTTTTCCAAGCCTTAATAGCTTAAATAATGCTGAGATTTATAATGACACCCACACCTAAATATATTGAGCGTTGCATTGGCAACAGCACCAGGTATATGAGACTCTCCCTTCTAATATGTTGGCTAATTTCAACTCAGATTTTGTGCAGCTGTAGAATTCTGCTTTAAGTTAAGTTTATTGCCACATTTGCGTGCATCACCAACGTAGTAAAAATGACGTGCGCATCGTCTGGAATGATGCGACTTAAAAGATATTAATTCTACTGCAACAAAGCCATGGCACCAACTGTTGCTGCTATGATGAAACACAGCGCACGTGACATGCCTCTAGAGGCATTGGCTGTGAGGAGAGGTGTGCGGTGGAGTATGTTGCTCGGTAGTTGTTAAAACACCTTTCTTTTGGTATGAACGAAATAAgggcaattttaagggctcatttttctttgttagacacaacataatTTTTTAACATAAAGATTTTTGTGATAACTTATACACAGCTTCATTTGGCACACATACTTTTAATTTTCGATAAATTGGTCTTATTCTTTGTGCGTTATGTGCACTCCTGATCATGCCATAGGCAGCAGTATCGTGACATTGTAGATGGAAGTCTATACTTCTTTGTTTTTAAAGTGCCACTAAACAACCTTGCGGTCCAAAATTTGTGGTGGAGAGATAACTGtacacttgtacgatgtgaacatgctgccgaaagaattttgcgaataagtgccgtaataaggaagttacagggtataGAACAACCTGCTTCAGCTCGTTTTGATTTCTCGCTTGGCCTTCCTACGCTTCTCGGTAGCAGAGAGGGGTAGGCATAGCCCATTGTCGTGACTATGCCCACTTCGGCAATGTAATACGACATCATCGATTATGTCATCGGCGCgccgccaatgaccgagcaaggcgTCTTCTAGATGTTGCTTGTGTCAGAGCGGTGCGAGGGGTACAAGGCACTGGAGATGCCCTTCCCCTAGCAATGAActcgcgaaacgcctcttgatctcggagtcTTTCGTTCTGGTGATACCGCTTGTCCTGCTAGTCTCGGTTCTgccaaaatggcagagggcagcacaagaaaatgaaaatgtcgACTGCGGACCCAgaactgcatcaccgcagggccaaggtgCCGTTTCGAAGTGCAAAGGACCAATCGACAAAGTCGTAGCTatgtaatgttgcccatgggcaagattacgTCACTGCACAGGTGAAAAGAACTGGTCAGGCGCAGGGGAGGGATGCGGggattgtttttcgaaatggagcggCTGCACGTCGTGCAGCGCTGTGATATTTGCAAAAAGTGATCGCCGCAGCCTTTtgcacgaattagcgagcttgttcgagaggtgtaaaaaaaaaagttggagcctGTTCAGTGGCCCTATAAAAACCTTTTAAACAGCTGAGCAAGGAACTTCCGTTCCTAACCTCTCTTCAGTGGCACATTGCGTGCACACTGTATTTCACCACAGCAATGACACATGGTGACACCATTTTCTTTGCAGGATAATCAGCGCTGGCACCGTTGCAGATAATGCTACCATTGCATTTATCATGGATGAAGCTGGTAACTAATTCCCTTGAATGTAGTATTAAACTAATCTTCATGCAAAACAGTACTTCTATGCGAAGTTTCAGTGCAGGTGAACTAGCGGCTTAGTAAAAATGTTGACAGCTACCTGGCAAAGTTATTGATGCAATACTCAGTATCATGTCATTTTTACTGCATACACGAGAAGCGAAAATTGCATTTGGAGTTCATGTTGAGCGCATTATTTTACAAGTATTCTGTTCTATTTGCTTTACGCCGAAAAATATAGCATGACACAGTGAAGTGACTGCACTTGCCTTATGCCAAAATACAACTGGTTTTCCAAGAAACTTGTAACAATTTAAAAGAATGGCCATGTGGGCTATTGCTTTCCCTCACCTCATGAAAATCAACCAGACTAAACAACACATTATTTTAAGTTATGAGATCTGAGCTTGGAGGCCCAAATTAGGAAGGTTTCACCAATGCTAATAGAGCAGAAAGAAACAATTTCACATTAAGTCGAAAATTGTAGATCGGCTTGTTTTTACTtgattaaagggacattaaagacaaataacaatatATGTCAGAGTGAGAGGTGAATGTTTGAGAATGCCTGAAAGTCAGTATTATCagcagcagtgctctactaatctagaaattaaggtaaatgtaggacacgatatgcaCCACCAGTGGGAAAttgctcataataataataaaaaaaataacattcaGTACATtacaagatgtaataaaatgctgcttgtggaTTTGTTTCTTCATGAAAAAAGGAACTTTGAGTTACCAAGGAGAACAGCGCGGGTGGTTTAAAAGTTCTGTTATCAACGGGCTCCtcttcgctcatgcggtcgcgtctcagtggtagttttgttatcgcgtactgctgcgcgtgctttgcacgctcatgaaagtcgctctaactgaaagttcgacaaaatgctgcatcCCTGTTACGTTGCCagatgcctgaatggtgtgcgccgtttgagcaacagcagctgcagcaaagaaaccgacgTGACTTCCCAGTGGGTGCCGCAAATAAATCCACGCCGAAGTGGCTGAGTGCCGTGCCTCTGCGACAGTGTGCTAAATCAATAAATCTGCGTGTGCGCTCGCTGCACTTTCACGCAGAGGATTACGAGATCAACCGCAACTTAGGCAAGGCTTGTAATATGCCCTTGTGAGCAGAAACTGCAGCATCGGCTGCCTGGCAGTAAAGACAGGTAACATTGGGCAAGCCAaacgctacgtcaggaggccttttcaggcgggcgatttgaagtgcgctaacactgTGTGGACCACCaaaatgtgattttctttcaaaataagcatttccttggcatgaaatAAGCACTACAAAGTTTCTGGAACTTTATtccagcaatcaacgtcgacttaacatttgcctttagtgtccctttaaattaccACACATAATGGACATTAAAGATGAAGTGATAAGAGCATATAACTTCACGCATTGTAGTTTTTAATCTTCTAGCAAGTTTGCTGTGGTTGCAGTACTTCTGCAAGCAAGGCTCAAAGCGTGACCACGACTACAAGACAACTCTATTCTAAAGCTTCCATATCCTCATTCCAGCAAGCATAGTGTCTCGGACACTAGGCTGCCCGTCTTATAACTCTGCAATACATCAGTGCAGTAAAAAAGCTTTACTGTTTTAACAAATGCATCAACTGGCTTTCACATGTGGTGGAAGGACTAGAAGATTGGGCACCAGACTGTGGGCACCTACACTATTACACAAGCACCAAGTGTGAAACATCTATTCCAGTTCTAGACATTAAAATGAACTTTGTATGTGTGTGCTGCTTGAAGCTTTTGCATGCTACATATTTCTATGGGTCCAATCTGGACCGAGGACAACAAAGCTACCTTCTATTATCTGCAAATTACACAGTACTTATAAATTAAATTACAATGCAGCAAGCAGTTTGATAGCATATAGCTGGCACTGGCATTAAAAAAGATATCAATTCATTACGTTGTATAGATACAAATGATTGTGCTTGAGAGAAAGCAACGGTTAAGCTCGTTTGCAAGGCTTGAGTTCTGGAATAGCGAATAGAAAAGTTTTAACACACTTGGAGACTTGGGAAAGTCAGAAGACGAGGACAAAATGAAAGACAGGTGGCAAAGGCAGCCTGGAATTCCCGCATCAGCTTCCCAAGATATCATGCACTTTAACAGAAAATCTATTTAGGGCCACACAGCTCTGCATCAGTGCACAATGATTGCATTAAAAAGTGCACAGAGGCTCAACATGGCAACTTTGGAGGACTCTTCCAGCGTatgctatagaccttttcacaagAGAGAAAAAActccgccatgctgggctgcatGCGGGACTACAAAGGTCGATGTCACAGCCtcgacagtgcatttttggggtgTCACatctatttagcgcagcccagaaaggattatggcggcacccagggagccgtctgtgaaaaggtcccTATAAGATACACACTTCAAATAACCATCCTTAGCAGAGTAGTTACAGTGCTACATTCTAGAGGAAAGCATGGCTCCCCCAACCCACCCTTAAAAAAATAAAGTGAATAGGGTTTTTAAAGACTATTAAGCCACTTTAAAATAATTTGCTGTCACTTTTTAGCATACTTCAATAGCAGTCGTGCAATCATAACTGCGTAGTGTTGCAAAATGCAAGAAAAGCATAACTGGAACACTGGTCTACTTTAGCATGCTTGTAAAAGCGTTATCTTGGTGCGAAAGGGGCAATGTGAAATGATAATATGACGGAAGGCTGATTAGAGTTGCCATAAACACTGTAAAGACTTGCTGCCATGGTTAGAATGACCAGATTTTTCACACTGGACAATGACACATTCCAGCACTCGAAAGGAGATGGGACCATGAGGACTtgggaataaaagaataagtAACAAAATAGTTGGTACGCTTTGCTGGTAGCTAATAAATAAGGATGAAGAGTTTCTTGAGAACAAGTCATCGAGTCCTTTCTGCTACATACGTATTTGCTTGCTGGCTGcactttctaaaaaaaaaagaaaaggctgggggcagcttgcactagtggcacaaggcacagcggagctgatcggttcctagctggtcctggccatacgaagtgatgccaagttatACCAAGTAATGCCAAGTTCCAGTCGAATCTAGCACAGTTGCCACATGCCGTTGCGGCTGTACTACGACGTGGACTACTTTAAACGAGTCGAGTGcagcagtctcgcttggcagcACGCCACGATTCTTGATAAGCGGCTTCCTCATTGACAGTGAGAACTTTCTTTGGTTTCCCCATGTCTGCGTGTGGTGCCACGTGCCGCTGTCACGCGCCGACTTTCTACAGAatgaaggagcgcatgcgcagttggctgTGACATCATGTATGGTGTGACCGAGCGGTTGCACATTGAGCGGTGTCCAGGCAGGTGGGCTAATGGTGGAGCAGTGTACgggctagcgaagcaggcgcacagctgtgcaTTCAGTTGCCAGGCAACGTGTGGTAACGTCATCGCGGCGCGGAGTTATTAtgcccggcttaaacagctccgctgttaaaacataTTGCGCATAAACAACGTCCAGGCACTTAAATATGAGTTATCATTCATCATCTTTGATTAATGTAAGATGCACATCCTGGACCACCTACTCATCTGAGCAAGTTTCACACCtgattcttcctttttttttctttttacacagTACCACCATAAATCCAATCACTTCCCTTTAACCCTTCCCATGGCACCTACGACACTTCGCAACACAGTTCAACAAAGCTgctgcggggaaaaaaaaaaaaaaaacatggcacagTTCATTACACAAACCATGTCTGATTTCTGCTGCCCCGAAGATCTTGTAAAAAGGGTTTTATGTAGCTGGCTACCAGCTCTGGCTGATTCATGTGAATGTGGTGATCGCCATCCAGCACTGCCATCTGAAAAGTGCGGCATTGTTCCTTCAACGTATTTATCATTCTGCCATTATGGATCGAACAGCTGCCAAAACCAGGCACGGCATCCAAAACAAGAATGTCGTTCTTATAGGACTTCCACCACGGGTCGAGGGCAGCTCTGTCAACCTTGTCCCAGTAAAATGCCTTAAGCCGAAAATCCCTGGCAAAGACATAACGACCATCATCCTGGAGCTTACAGCCCCGTTTCATCAGAACCTTCACATCGTCAGCACGAATGCATCCCCAAGGCATTTTGGCGTAGAGAGCCGTGACCTCTTCTTCAGTATAAGTTGGTTGCTCACTGAAGTCCTTCTTTTCAAGACGCAGGAAAGACAGCAATGTAGCCCTCATTGTGTCCAAAAGTTGGCTTCTAGCTTCATAGATTTCTCCAAAACCCTCCACAAGAATTAGTTTTGACACCTGAAAGGATTGAAAAGATCACAATGGAAATACCAAATACGAAAGATGGTGTTACATGTTCAGAAAAATGTGGAGAAGAAATGGATTAAAGAAAATAGAAGTCATCAGCAGAAATATGATAGCTGGCTGATTACTGAAAAATAAACATAATACCAGGCCAACAATTCTTTTTACTTGTACCGTGCATGCAAACTTCAGTTTGCTGCTGTCAGTAAGCAGGTGACCGGATTTAGTAGTGATACTTTTATCCAACTTGATTAAATTCCACAAAAGTGCTGGGTATATAAGACAGGTTGTGCAAATGCTcctaccagttttttttttttatgcagcagaGTGTGACAAGCAGTGCTTCTGTCCATGTCATTTTATTGTACAGAGTGTGTGCTTGTTTAAACCAGCAAAAATATATGTTCCTGACTTTCTTAAGATGGACGAAAACAGGTCATCTTTTACTTACTGAGATGGGTCACCAATTCACGTAACATATAGGCCGCAAAAAATTTCAACTCTGTAAAGAAACTCAATAATTCTTGCACATGTAACGTGCGATGAATGTATGTGCTTAAAGCCAATTAAGTGGTCACAGCAGAAACTGTTGAGCTAATACACATGTGAGCACTAATCTCATTTGGGGGCTCTGCAGACAGCGATCTCCAAACAGTTAGCTATTCTTCAGTTTGATGCTACAGCAAAACTCTATAAATTGAAGGCCCCTTCACTGAAGCTGTTACTAATTTGCATGAACACTCCTTAGCCCTTCTTTAGCTAATTTTTATGATGAGGCACTTTTGGCACCAAGTTGGTGTCAATAAGTAGAGCGCAGACATGCTTGTCAAGCAAGTTCTCGTTGCAAAAATTAATGAAGAGCATCATGAAAGCGCACTGTTCATTGAAGATAATGTGCTGCCTTCTACTACACTAGAGTTAAGTAGTGATATGGGGGATAACAACGAGCTATTGTGTTTTCAAGACACCAACCTTTTCAGGAAATATGCTGGCATATCTGTGTCCGACAAGGGCTCCTATACTGTGGCCCAGCAAGTTGAACTGGTTCCAGCCAAGGAAGTGAACCGCACGAGCAATATCCAACATCAAGTGCGTCATGGTGTAGATGCATCCCCTCGGCAGATGTGACGACAGACCGTGGCCTGTAAAATCTAACGCCACGGCCTGCCACTCACCATCCAGCTTTTCAAGCAATGGATCGAAGCTCCCCGCATTGTCTTGACCCCCATGCAGGCAGAGAAGGTTCTTCTTGGGTTTGACAGCCCTCTGGGCGGGCCAAACTTTTGCAGCCAGTTGCCCGTAGGGCACTGGAATGGCTATCTCCTCTGTGGGCCGGTTGGCAAGGAAACGGGCTGTTGAAAGTTTACGCAGGTGCTGCACTCCAAATGCACTAGTACTACACTTCGGGTGTACATGGCCGAGGTATCTGGCAAAGGAAAACATTTTCATCAGTTTTGCGTTACCTGAGCCTCTTCAATCAACACAGAAAGTACTCAGTTCCTCAGCTGCATACAGGTAGTAGCATATTTCTACATTTAAACTTCAAAAGAAGTGATAACTGTACGATGGAACATTCTTTAACTATACAACGCACACAAGAGCGGGACGAGGAACCTCAGCACTTGCCTGCAAGTGGATACGTGCAGTCCAACTGCACGAGATAGTATGTTGTAGGCTGTTCGCATTTCTTCAGTAAAGCATAAAACTGGAATGAGAGATAGACAAGATTTATTTAGGAACTGTGGTTTTGGTTAGTTGCATCGGAATGTCTAAGACTACGATGAATCAGATAATTTGTTGCAGTGATAATTTGCTTTGTTGCAAGAAATGTGGGCGAGAAAGATCAAAGAATAAGACAGCCCATTTTTCACGATCAGCAAGGGGGCAGAAGCTGGGATACCATAAAAAACAAAGGAGTGTTAAAAATTCTGCTCCAGGTTTTTCAGCTGAAAGCACACTTCAGTTAAGTGGATAAAGCAACAACTACATGTTTCGGCAGTATTCCACAGTTGTAGAGAGTGATCCGATTTCCACACATATTCGTAGTAGGTTCCACGCTTGTAATCATGCTGCTAAAAGTAAGGCCGAGACCAGTTTCCTTTATTGTCTGAAATGGACGTGGTAATTATGTAGATGTTCGCTATGCTTTCTCATAAAAACAAACAGCAGTGTGCGTGTAGCATAGCTTTTTATCATTGATTCTCAGGCTTATTTATTTTGTGCCTGTTGCATTGACTACCTGCTCTCAATGACATTACAGAAAGGAATCATATGGGACAATCGCCAAGTGCAAAAAGAAATGGACTATAATCAATGCGTGCTAATACTTCTGCTAATGGTTATGTGCACATTATGATAATCAGTAAACTGGGTAAAACCTACTGCAATTCGTTCCCGTCACTCTTCATCTGAAAGTACTGCCACACGTCATATTAATCCATTGAGGGCATATTATGACTGATACTACTCAACAGAAAACTCAGTGCACATAGAGGTAGCATTGACACGATGTTACATACTTGACCTCTCATTGTGAATGTACCCAAACATGGTGGCCGCTGTGATGCCATTGCAGTGTATTATGATTGTTTTGTATTTTGACAGTGACTATTTCTTTATGGATTATCGTTGCTATCAATTTGTTACTCAGTGCAAGAAATGCCTGTCATGCTTTCAGATTTCTTGTTTTTACAACCTTTTGACATTGCTGGTACCCAAGGTGGTGGCCATTATGAAGTAACTGCGAACTATATACCCCTTTAAGGACAGTGTACGAAATGCAGATAAAGTTTCTAAGTTGAGTACGCCTAAATAAAAGTCAGTGAGGCCTGTACTCAGATTGACGTGTCTGCTAAAAAACTCCGAGgcaggtcaaaattaatctggacaTCTCCACTACCGTGTCTCTTTGTAACCACTGGGTCATTAAACACGTTAAAACACGCAGCTTGTTTTTCTAAGGTAACAGCAGCTTATAGACTCAACAGACAGCTACGGTGATGGTCCTTTTGAATTCATCCTCTTATGTAGTGATATCATCTGAAGCCATCTGTAATCTAACAAGTTCCTTACCTTTCTTGTGCCCCCATTTTGGATACGTGTCCCAGGTACAGTGGAATTAGTCATGCATTATAATGAGTTCCCAGGTGTAAAAAGAAAAGCTTATTACACAAAAATGCTCAACCTGTTGCTAGCCCCACACAGTGATGTGATGACAAGAAAAACATGATTGCTGAACAGAGCATGCTGAAGCAGTTCTTAAGCTCAGTGAAAAAGCTGCAAGCTGTATTTCTTGTGCACT
Above is a window of Rhipicephalus sanguineus isolate Rsan-2018 chromosome 3, BIME_Rsan_1.4, whole genome shotgun sequence DNA encoding:
- the LOC119387266 gene encoding serine hydrolase-like protein, translated to MFSFARYLGHVHPKCSTSAFGVQHLRKLSTARFLANRPTEEIAIPVPYGQLAAKVWPAQRAVKPKKNLLCLHGGQDNAGSFDPLLEKLDGEWQAVALDFTGHGLSSHLPRGCIYTMTHLMLDIARAVHFLGWNQFNLLGHSIGALVGHRYASIFPEKVSKLILVEGFGEIYEARSQLLDTMRATLLSFLRLEKKDFSEQPTYTEEEVTALYAKMPWGCIRADDVKVLMKRGCKLQDDGRYVFARDFRLKAFYWDKVDRAALDPWWKSYKNDILVLDAVPGFGSCSIHNGRMINTLKEQCRTFQMAVLDGDHHIHMNQPELVASYIKPFLQDLRGSRNQTWFV